A region of Myxococcus stipitatus DSM 14675 DNA encodes the following proteins:
- a CDS encoding aspartyl/asparaginyl beta-hydroxylase domain-containing protein yields MNFYPKHLFPFIQELEANYPAIREEAERQIALRFKPYAYSDVYTAGWTTLDLLYHDNRLDVRNRPRFTVSDCTDPLQLFMVLLGDPTSFESQLLQGRLGEETMRELASYRSPHDCTPAMIDKLVGGMNALVADPEFFVAHQQRIALDARAPRSLEHQRKLVAQGRLVERDGRIALGAVDGDDARDALRWFHVTVLEEVIYPSFLKKGGTTEFRDVTEACQVTTSIVKKIRGLRSVWFSCLAPGSHIKVHTGNDATMLRCHLGLIVPGNAVMAVGSHLVSPNDFKDVDSVLPLVAAGNDSLPARLLREALPEDDLRALRGFSSLTRTDDPDGAWKRLWAVAEALNTRIEQPGFCLPYRDAAPRHAAPVFEETFARLQAAGVLTAKGEAAPSALESEAGREELHYLNTLFFIERAFPEFLAKSPRVRREFISWEEGRCFVFDDTQYHEVWQRADRNRVILNVDVDRSTYV; encoded by the coding sequence ATGAACTTCTACCCGAAGCACCTCTTCCCATTCATCCAGGAGCTCGAGGCGAACTACCCGGCCATCCGCGAGGAGGCGGAGCGGCAGATTGCCCTGCGCTTCAAGCCGTATGCGTACTCGGACGTGTACACGGCCGGCTGGACGACGCTGGACCTGCTGTACCACGACAACCGCCTGGACGTGCGCAACCGCCCGCGCTTCACGGTGTCCGACTGCACGGACCCGCTCCAGCTCTTCATGGTGCTGCTGGGCGACCCGACCTCGTTCGAGTCCCAGCTCCTCCAGGGGCGCCTGGGCGAGGAGACCATGCGCGAGCTGGCCTCGTACCGCTCACCCCATGACTGCACGCCCGCGATGATCGACAAGCTGGTGGGCGGAATGAACGCGCTGGTCGCGGACCCGGAGTTCTTCGTCGCGCATCAGCAGCGAATCGCCCTGGATGCGCGCGCCCCCCGCTCGCTCGAGCACCAGCGGAAGCTCGTGGCCCAGGGGCGGCTCGTGGAGCGCGACGGCCGCATCGCGTTGGGGGCGGTCGACGGGGACGACGCGCGGGACGCCCTGCGCTGGTTCCACGTCACGGTGCTGGAGGAGGTCATCTACCCGAGCTTCCTCAAGAAGGGCGGCACCACCGAGTTCAGGGATGTCACGGAGGCGTGCCAGGTGACGACGTCCATCGTGAAGAAGATTCGCGGCCTGCGCAGCGTGTGGTTCTCCTGCCTCGCGCCCGGCTCGCACATCAAGGTGCACACGGGCAACGACGCGACGATGCTCCGCTGCCACCTGGGCCTCATCGTCCCGGGCAACGCGGTGATGGCGGTGGGCTCGCACCTCGTGTCGCCCAACGACTTCAAGGACGTGGACAGCGTCCTGCCGCTGGTGGCCGCGGGCAACGACAGCCTGCCGGCGCGCCTGCTGCGCGAGGCCCTGCCCGAGGACGACCTGCGCGCGCTGCGGGGCTTCTCCTCGCTCACGCGGACGGACGACCCGGACGGCGCCTGGAAGCGGCTGTGGGCCGTCGCGGAGGCGCTCAACACGCGCATCGAGCAGCCCGGCTTCTGCCTGCCGTACCGGGACGCGGCGCCGCGCCATGCCGCGCCGGTGTTCGAGGAGACCTTCGCCCGGCTCCAGGCCGCGGGTGTGCTCACGGCGAAGGGCGAGGCGGCGCCTTCCGCGCTGGAGTCGGAGGCGGGCCGCGAGGAGCTGCACTACCTCAACACGCTCTTCTTCATCGAGCGCGCGTTCCCGGAGTTCCTCGCCAAGTCGCCGCGCGTGCGGCGTGAGTTCATCTCCTGGGAGGAGGGGCGCTGCTTCGTCTTCGACGACACCCAGTACCACGAGGTGTGGCAGCGGGCGGACCGCAACCGGGTCATCCTGAACGTGGACGTGGACCGGAGCACCTATGTCTGA